From a region of the Syngnathoides biaculeatus isolate LvHL_M chromosome 2, ASM1980259v1, whole genome shotgun sequence genome:
- the LOC133494432 gene encoding beta-1 adrenergic receptor-like, protein MDVPISRNDTKTNPDLLFLVSKCTVLVLTLVLGLPGNVWVCWVVFRTKSLRTSNNMLLVSLATSDLLKCSVDTPLLLASFLRAGGGERLPLSVCASQQFTWVLCSCVQVLTLASISVERYQAIAFPFQTQQRRARVRIWIVFIWLCGLALAALSLTLSKQSLFYTLCLTTTSHVGAHPRSSDPFGPFVLVPMWGLSLTVIVIHYGRIIAIVRKHRNKVFSRGIRVMPTVSEHVWRWMGDPASALRTAPPGCPKPPAPRRPLRSVSGEPSSGYFGGRVHRTPPEIVGAVCLLTPGARERGKKRLEGKLAKRFGYIIIAFTLFWLPMVVILLMNHLIARPDNDRLLLEMETSAMVLTCVQAAVDPLIYTLVTRQFRFELTKIFSSVRRLAS, encoded by the exons ATGGATGTGCCGATTTCTAGGAACGACACGAAGACCAACCCGGACCTGCTGTTTCTTGTATCCAAATGCACGGTCCTGGTCCTCACTCTTGTCCTGGGCTTACCCGGgaatgtgtgggtgtgttggGTCGTGTTCCGAACCAAGAGTCTGCGGACGAGTAATAACATGCTGCTGGTCAGCTTGGCCACCAGCGACCTGCTGAAGTGCTCCGTCGACACGCCACTCCTGCTCGCCTCCTTCCTGCGAGCCGGGGGTGGCGAGCGCCTGCCGCTGTCCGTGTGCGCATCGCAGCAGTTCACCTGGGTCTTGTGCAGCTGCGTACAGGTGCTGACACTGGCCAGCATCAGCGTGGAGCGCTACCAGGCCATCGCGTTTCCTTTCCAAACGCAGCAGAGGAGAGCGCGGGTTCGAATCTGGATCGTCTTCATATGGCTTTGCGGCCTCGCATTGGCTGCACTTTCCCTGACACTCTCCAAACAATCCCTCTTCTACACGCTGTGCCTGACAACCACTTCTCACGTAGGCGCTCACCCCCGCTCTTCGGATCCGTTCGGACCTTTCGTTTTGGTGCCCATGTGGGGCTTGTCTCTGACCGTCATCGTCATTCACTACGGACGAATCATCGCGATTGTGAGGAAGCACCGAAATAAGGTGTTCAGTCGCGGTATTCGGGTAATGCCCACGGTGTCCGAGCACGTCTGGAGGTGGATGGGTGACCCGGCTTCAGCACTGCGGACAGCGCCGCCCGGCTGCCCCAAGCCGCCGGCCCCACGCCGGCCGCTGCGCTCAGTGTCAGGTGAGCCCAGCTCTGGCTATTTCGGCGGGAGAGTCCACAGGACGCCTCCGGAGATCGTGGGAGCAGTGTGTCTACTGACGCCTGGAGCCAGAGAGCGGGGGAAGAAGCGGCTTGAGGGCAAACTGGCCAAACGCTTTGGCTACATTATCATCGCCTTCACGCTTTTTTGGCTTCCCATGGTGGTTATTTTGCTCATGAATCACCTCATCGCACGGCCGGACAATGACAGA TTGTTGCTGGAGATGGAGACCTCGGCGATGGTGCTCACTTGTGTGCAAGCCGCAGTGGATCCACTCATCTACACTTTGGTCACCAGACAGTTTCGCTTTGAACTCACCAAGATATTCTCGTCCGTCCGAAGGTTGGCATCCTGA